The stretch of DNA ATCTGCATCTCGTTCTCGGGCCTGGCGGCAGCGGCAAACCGGTCCGCTTCCAGGTGAAGGTCGACGGCAAGGCGCCAGGGCTTGACCACGGCTCCGACATCGATGCCGACGGCAACGGTACGGTGACCGCGACGAGGCTTTATCAACTCGTCCGCCAGTCCGACACGGTCGCCGCCCGCAACTTCGAGATCCGCTTTCTCGATCCCGGCGTGCAGGCTTACGCCTTCACATTCGGCTGAACCTGAAACGCATCACGATCCCAATCATCAACAACGACCCCAAGGAGTGATAGTCATGAACAAACGTCTTCTTTTCACTGCAGCCCTTGCCTTTGCCACCACCGCCATCGCATTCGCGGCGGAGGCTGCCGAGGTCAAGAACATCGTGATCGTCCACGGCGCGCTGGCCGATGGCTCGGGATGGCGCAAGGCGACTGACATTCTCGAGAAGCGCGGCTTCAACGTCACCATCGTCCAGCAGCCCATCACCTCGCTCGATGACGATGTGGCGGCGACCAAGCGCGTTCTCGACCTTCAGGACGGACCGGTCCTGCTCGTCGGCCACAGCTATGGCGGCATGGTCATCACCGAAGCCGGCAACGATCCCGCGGTCGCGGGCCTGGTCTATGTCGCCGCATTCCAGCCCGACAAGGGCGAAAGCCTGCTGAGCCTCGCCAGCTCGAAGCCCGCCGGCAGCATGGATATAAAGGAAACGAAGGACGGCAAATATCTCTATCTCGATCCAGGCGCCTTCGCCGCGGATTTCGCAGCCGACCTTCCGCAAGCCGACGCCGATTTCATGGCAAAGTCACAGGTCTTCGCCGCAAAGCAGGCATTCTCCGCCAAGATCACTCAGCCGGCATGGCGGACAAAGAAAAGCTGGTCGATCGTCGCCACCGAGGATCGCTCCATCAACCCCGAGCTTGAACGCGACATGGCAAAACGTGCCGGAAGCAACGTGACTGAAATAAAGGCAAGCCACGCCGTCTTCGCATCCCAACCGGAAAAGGTTGCCGATGCGATCGAAACGGCAGCAAGGAAAGCCGGCGAGTAGCGCGCGCAGCCAGGAATGTCCTAAGCAGCCGCGAGGATGAAGCTCTGGTCGGAAGGCCACCCCGACCAGAGGCGTGACGAACTCGCCCCTGCCGGCCGAGAATGTCGATCTCGTCGTCACCCGCTTCCCCGCAGCCGAAGTGAGGCACCATCTATGCAGTTTTGTGATTATTTCATCACGAAAATGGAAGATTTGTCACAAATTCTCATTTCAAATTGCGGGGTTTCCCTGTAAAATTGTGACGATATGCCATGTTGCGCGCAACTGGCTGGTGCAGAAGCTGTAGCTCGGCGCAAATGCCGAGTCGTAGCTCGAGGGACAGACAAGATGAGAATGGCAGTCCCTTGTTAAATTTTGATCAGAACACTATTCCAGGTGTAAACGATAAGGGAGAGATGCGATATGGATAGTCGCAAGGGCCGGCGCATCGCAGTCTTATCCGAGGCCCTTTCACAACATCGCATTCTGCACATCAAGAATGCTGCGGAGATCCTGGGCGTCTCAGAGATGACGGTTCGGCGTGATGTCGGCGCCAATGCAGACCAATTCGCGTTTCTCGGCGGCCATATCGTTCCGGCTATCGAAGCGGAAAACGATCCCTATGAAATTTCCAAGGCAGCCGACAGTCATGCCGCTGCAAAACGGCAAGTTTGCATACAAGCCATTGATTACATTCACCATGATGATACGGTGTTTTTCGATTGCGGCACCACGTTACCCTATCTGGTCGATCTCCTCCCAGACCAGATTCATATAACGGCGATCTGTTACGCCATGAATGTCGCCGATCGTCTGACGCGAAAACCCAACGTTCGCCTTGTTATGCTCGGTGGTCTTTATCACCCAGCATCGGCGAGCTTTTCCGGTGCCTCGGGGCTGGAAATGCTCGATCAGCTTGTGATCAACGTGGCATTTCTTTCAGCAGCCGGTGTCGATGCCCGGCGTGGCGCGACCTGCGCGCATTTTCACGAAGCGGAGATCAAGAAAAAGGCGATGTCCCGGGCACGAAAGAATATTCTTCTCGCCGACAGCAGCAAAATCGGCAAGCTCAAGCCAGCCTTTTTCAGCGACATGAAGTCGTTCGACGTGGTCATCACCGAAAACGGCATGGACGATTTCGACTGAGAAATCCCGCATTTTTTCTGCGTCTGGCGAAATCTAAACTTGACGCAGCGGCGCGGTGATGCAAACTTCACAAACAGTGAAAAAAAAATCACATTTGAGCCAGTCGTGAAACTTCGTCTGCGTGCCTCTTCACTGATGGCAACAGGATCTTCACGCTCGGATCGGGAGGATTCTAGTTGGAAACCGTTGCTGTTCACAATGCGGCAAACGCGGCGCATCATGGAGGCCCTTCGCGATTGCCGGACGGCACCCATAACCGGCCGCGCAATACCGGTATGGGACTCGATCTGT from Rhizobium leguminosarum bv. trifolii WSM1325 encodes:
- a CDS encoding putative hydrolase protein (KEGG: rec:RHECIAT_CH0002515 putative hydrolase protein) encodes the protein MNKRLLFTAALAFATTAIAFAAEAAEVKNIVIVHGALADGSGWRKATDILEKRGFNVTIVQQPITSLDDDVAATKRVLDLQDGPVLLVGHSYGGMVITEAGNDPAVAGLVYVAAFQPDKGESLLSLASSKPAGSMDIKETKDGKYLYLDPGAFAADFAADLPQADADFMAKSQVFAAKQAFSAKITQPAWRTKKSWSIVATEDRSINPELERDMAKRAGSNVTEIKASHAVFASQPEKVADAIETAARKAGE
- a CDS encoding transcriptional regulator, DeoR family (PFAM: regulatory protein DeoR~SMART: regulatory protein DeoR~KEGG: sme:SM_b21299 putative transcriptional regulator, DeoR family protein), with the protein product MDSRKGRRIAVLSEALSQHRILHIKNAAEILGVSEMTVRRDVGANADQFAFLGGHIVPAIEAENDPYEISKAADSHAAAKRQVCIQAIDYIHHDDTVFFDCGTTLPYLVDLLPDQIHITAICYAMNVADRLTRKPNVRLVMLGGLYHPASASFSGASGLEMLDQLVINVAFLSAAGVDARRGATCAHFHEAEIKKKAMSRARKNILLADSSKIGKLKPAFFSDMKSFDVVITENGMDDFD